A genomic stretch from Chryseobacterium sp. SNU WT5 includes:
- a CDS encoding thymidine kinase: MFLENTINHAKQSGWMEVICGSMFSGKTEELIRRLRRAEMAGQNVEIFKPKLDTRYANEEVVSHNQNKIRSTPVQSPSEILLLGPNCDVVGIDEAQFFDESIVEVANKLANSGIRVVIAGLDMDFMGRPFGPMPNLMATAEYVTKVHAICKRTGNLANHSMRTTKNTDLVQLGETESYEAVSRRVFNDEFLNNENK, encoded by the coding sequence ATGTTTTTAGAAAATACAATAAATCACGCGAAACAAAGCGGTTGGATGGAAGTAATCTGCGGCTCTATGTTTTCTGGAAAAACGGAGGAACTCATCCGAAGGTTAAGACGTGCGGAAATGGCTGGACAAAATGTAGAGATTTTTAAACCAAAACTTGATACGAGATATGCGAACGAAGAAGTCGTTTCTCACAATCAAAATAAAATCCGCAGTACGCCCGTACAAAGTCCAAGCGAAATATTGCTTTTGGGTCCCAATTGCGACGTGGTAGGTATTGATGAAGCTCAATTTTTTGATGAGAGTATTGTTGAAGTAGCTAACAAGTTAGCAAATAGTGGTATAAGAGTTGTTATTGCAGGTTTAGATATGGATTTTATGGGTCGTCCTTTTGGACCAATGCCGAATTTAATGGCAACAGCTGAGTACGTGACAAAGGTTCACGCTATTTGTAAGAGAACTGGAAATCTTGCTAATCATTCGATGAGAACAACAAAAAACACAGACCTGGTACAACTGGGCGAAACAGAAAGTTACGAGGCAGTGAGCAGAAGGGTTTTTAATGATGAATTTCTGAACAACGAAAATAAATGA
- a CDS encoding UDP-N-acetylmuramate--L-alanine ligase yields the protein MIKNIKDFQNVFFIGVAGVGMSAIAQYLKGIGKEVSGSDRYFHPGEYNKTKEQLEAEGINCFLQDGSGITEKTDLIVVSTAIEDTVYEVQKAKELGIPISKRSELLSIIAKSKKTIAVAGTSGKSTTSAMLYQILLDANLEPSIISGAGLTSIIKQGKIGNAAVGKGDWLIIEADESDGSVVQYEPEIGLLLNIDKDHQEIDELIELFTTFKNNTNSLFVVNQSNTLAKSLSTNSKNDFGFKDKNAGYSAENFKQEGLFLTFEVLNQKFQMNSLGQHSVENATAAIAVANQIGIDLKTCAESLAMYEGIYRRHQILGQKNGVWVIDDYAHNPAKCAASIKACQPLAEKVIAWFQPHGYKPTRFLKDDFIQEIADALRPQDEIWMSEIFYAGGTAIKDISANELIEGIKAKDKKAHFVEDRNDLLEALKPKLNPGTVLLLMGARDPSLETFCKELFENL from the coding sequence ATGATAAAAAATATAAAAGATTTTCAAAACGTCTTCTTTATTGGCGTGGCGGGAGTCGGAATGAGCGCCATTGCTCAATATTTAAAAGGAATTGGGAAAGAAGTTAGCGGAAGCGATCGTTATTTTCATCCTGGGGAATACAACAAAACCAAAGAACAATTGGAAGCTGAAGGAATCAATTGTTTTCTTCAAGACGGAAGTGGAATTACAGAGAAAACCGATTTAATTGTAGTTTCTACGGCGATTGAAGATACGGTTTATGAAGTTCAGAAAGCGAAAGAACTTGGCATTCCGATTAGCAAAAGAAGCGAGTTATTATCGATTATTGCTAAAAGCAAAAAGACAATTGCAGTTGCCGGAACTTCCGGAAAATCGACAACCTCTGCGATGTTATATCAAATTTTATTAGATGCGAATTTAGAACCGAGTATTATTTCCGGAGCTGGATTAACGAGCATAATCAAACAAGGAAAAATTGGAAATGCCGCTGTCGGAAAAGGAGATTGGTTAATCATTGAAGCTGATGAAAGCGACGGTTCGGTTGTTCAATATGAACCAGAAATCGGATTGCTTTTAAATATTGATAAAGACCATCAAGAGATTGATGAATTGATTGAGCTATTCACCACTTTTAAAAACAATACCAATAGTTTATTCGTTGTAAATCAATCAAATACATTGGCCAAGTCATTGTCAACAAATTCGAAAAATGATTTTGGATTTAAAGATAAAAATGCAGGATATTCTGCTGAAAATTTTAAACAAGAAGGGTTGTTTTTAACGTTTGAAGTTTTGAATCAGAAATTTCAAATGAATTCATTGGGACAACATTCCGTTGAAAATGCTACAGCTGCAATTGCAGTGGCGAATCAAATCGGAATCGATTTAAAAACTTGTGCTGAAAGTTTAGCAATGTATGAAGGGATTTATAGGCGTCATCAAATCTTAGGACAGAAAAATGGAGTGTGGGTAATTGATGATTACGCACATAATCCCGCAAAATGTGCCGCTTCGATTAAAGCGTGTCAACCTTTAGCAGAAAAAGTTATTGCATGGTTTCAACCGCATGGTTACAAGCCAACGCGATTTTTGAAAGACGACTTTATTCAGGAAATTGCAGATGCATTAAGACCTCAAGATGAAATATGGATGAGCGAAATTTTCTACGCTGGAGGAACTGCAATAAAAGATATTTCTGCCAATGAATTAATTGAAGGAATTAAAGCAAAAGATAAAAAAGCCCATTTTGTCGAGGACAGAAATGATTTGTTAGAAGCGCTAAAACCAAAATTGAATCCAGGAACAGTTTTGCTTTTAATGGGCGCGAGAGATCCAAGTTTGGAGACTTTCTGTAAAGAATTGTTTGAAAATTTGTAA
- the tnpA gene encoding IS200/IS605 family transposase encodes MQTVFAVKYRRAIIKEHFRKELHAVVGNLINETGCKTIIVNGVDDHIHCFFSLKSSISLSEVMKSVKAKSSKWVNESGFLEERFEWQRGFGGFSYSQSAISNVYKYIQNQEEHHKKENFKAEYQKLLKEFEIEYNENYWFEDLI; translated from the coding sequence GTGCAGACGGTTTTTGCTGTAAAATACAGGAGAGCTATAATTAAGGAGCATTTTAGAAAAGAATTACACGCAGTAGTTGGGAATTTGATCAATGAGACAGGATGTAAAACAATCATTGTGAATGGAGTAGATGACCATATTCATTGTTTTTTTTCTTTGAAATCTTCAATTTCGCTTTCTGAGGTGATGAAAAGTGTAAAAGCAAAATCCTCAAAATGGGTTAATGAAAGTGGATTTTTAGAAGAACGGTTTGAATGGCAAAGAGGATTTGGCGGATTTAGCTACAGCCAATCTGCCATCAGCAACGTTTATAAATATATTCAGAATCAAGAAGAACATCATAAGAAGGAAAACTTTAAAGCAGAATATCAAAAACTATTAAAGGAATTTGAGATCGAGTATAATGAAAATTATTGGTTTGAGGATTTAATTTAA
- the rsmI gene encoding 16S rRNA (cytidine(1402)-2'-O)-methyltransferase — MSGILYFVPTPIGNLEDMTFRAVRILKEVDYILCEDTRTSGFLLKHYEISKPLKSYHLHNEHHTTQKVIDDLKNGQNIAIITDAGTPGISDPGYLLAKAVSDDNLEMQCLPGATAFVPALVVSGLPNNEFLFAGFLPQKKGRQTKLKQLAEEKKTIILYESPHKINTTLEQIKEFFGEETKVSLSREISKKFEETKRGTINELIDFSKSKTLKGEIVLVINNVESKEDESEKPLSKNKYKNLDK; from the coding sequence ATGAGCGGAATCCTATATTTTGTACCAACACCGATTGGAAACTTAGAAGACATGACTTTCAGAGCGGTAAGAATTCTGAAAGAGGTTGATTATATTTTATGTGAAGATACCCGGACTTCAGGTTTTCTTTTAAAGCATTATGAAATATCTAAACCTCTGAAATCGTATCATTTACACAACGAACATCATACCACGCAGAAAGTAATTGATGATTTAAAAAACGGACAGAACATCGCAATAATTACCGATGCCGGAACGCCTGGAATTTCAGATCCTGGTTATCTTTTGGCAAAAGCTGTTTCAGATGACAATTTAGAAATGCAGTGTTTACCAGGAGCAACAGCATTTGTTCCAGCTCTTGTTGTTTCTGGATTACCGAATAATGAATTTTTATTTGCCGGATTTTTACCCCAGAAAAAAGGAAGACAAACCAAACTAAAGCAGTTAGCAGAAGAGAAGAAAACAATTATTCTCTACGAAAGTCCGCACAAGATTAATACGACTTTAGAACAGATCAAAGAATTTTTCGGTGAAGAAACAAAAGTGAGTTTAAGCCGTGAAATTTCAAAGAAATTTGAAGAAACTAAACGCGGAACTATCAATGAGTTAATTGACTTTTCCAAAAGCAAAACTTTAAAAGGAGAGATTGTTTTAGTGATCAATAATGTTGAAAGTAAAGAAGATGAAAGTGAAAAGCCTTTGTCCAAAAACAAATATAAAAACTTAGATAAATAA
- the fabG gene encoding 3-oxoacyl-[acyl-carrier-protein] reductase, which yields MGLLEGKVALITGATRGIGKGIAEVFAKQGAHVAFTYAGSVDKAKVLEEELGKITKVKSYQSDASDYDAAQQLAADVIADFGKIDILINNAGITRDNLMLRMSKEDWDTIMKVNLDSVFNLTKAVIKPMMKARSGSIINMTSVVGIKGNAGQANYAASKAGVIGFSKSIALELGSRNIRCNAIAPGFIETEMTAALDEKTVQGWRDSIPLRRGGQPEDVANACVFLASDMSSYISGQVLNVDGGMLT from the coding sequence ATGGGATTATTAGAAGGGAAAGTTGCCCTAATTACGGGTGCAACTCGAGGAATCGGAAAAGGAATTGCAGAAGTTTTCGCTAAACAAGGAGCACACGTTGCTTTTACTTATGCCGGTTCAGTTGATAAAGCGAAAGTCTTAGAAGAAGAATTAGGAAAAATAACCAAGGTGAAATCTTACCAATCAGATGCGTCGGATTATGATGCTGCTCAACAATTAGCAGCAGATGTAATTGCTGACTTCGGGAAAATCGATATTTTAATTAACAATGCTGGGATTACCCGTGATAATTTGATGTTGAGAATGTCCAAAGAGGATTGGGATACGATTATGAAAGTGAATTTGGATTCGGTTTTCAACCTAACGAAAGCGGTGATCAAGCCAATGATGAAAGCGAGATCTGGTTCGATTATCAATATGACTTCCGTTGTGGGCATCAAAGGAAATGCTGGTCAGGCAAATTATGCCGCCTCAAAAGCCGGTGTCATTGGTTTTTCCAAATCAATTGCTCTTGAATTAGGTTCTCGAAATATCCGTTGCAACGCGATTGCTCCAGGATTTATTGAAACTGAAATGACCGCAGCTTTAGATGAAAAAACTGTTCAGGGATGGAGAGATTCAATTCCGTTGAGACGTGGTGGCCAACCCGAGGATGTTGCCAATGCATGCGTTTTCTTAGCGAGTGATATGTCGTCTTACATAAGTGGGCAAGTACTGAATGTTGACGGTGGAATGTTAACTTAA
- the egtB gene encoding ergothioneine biosynthesis protein EgtB yields the protein MSELLQLFKNTRSHSVALCEPLEIEDYIPQPVDFASPPKWHLSHSTWFFEEMILKKFVADYKVFNPHYSFLFNSYYQTVGERAIRTERGTITRPTVDEVYSYRKYVDSQIDKLLQNPISEDLEELLILGINHEQQHQELLITDLKHTFSYNPRYPVYKENFNLTAQKNDADCWLEISEGIYQIGFEGEGFHFDNEKGRHKVFLHDFEISKSLVTNAEFLEFMEAGGYENFKYWLDEGWNWVNENQIKSPLYWTKIEDTWNSFTLEGLKPVEPDHILTHISFYEAQAFATWKGLRLPTEFEWEAAADQLNWGKRWEWTYSAYLPYPQFQIAEGAVGEYNGKFMVSQMVLRGASTATPKGHQRKTYRNFFHPKHRWQITGIRLAK from the coding sequence ATGAGCGAATTATTACAGTTATTTAAAAACACAAGATCGCATTCTGTAGCGCTCTGCGAACCTCTCGAAATAGAAGACTATATTCCGCAACCAGTCGACTTTGCCAGTCCTCCAAAATGGCATCTCAGCCATTCTACTTGGTTTTTTGAGGAAATGATTTTAAAAAAATTTGTTGCTGATTATAAAGTATTTAATCCTCACTATTCATTTTTATTCAACAGCTACTATCAAACGGTCGGCGAAAGAGCAATTAGAACCGAACGTGGAACAATCACCAGACCTACAGTCGACGAAGTGTACTCATATCGAAAATATGTTGACAGCCAGATTGATAAATTACTGCAAAATCCTATCAGCGAAGATTTAGAAGAACTCCTAATTTTGGGAATTAATCATGAGCAGCAGCATCAGGAACTTTTAATTACCGATTTAAAACATACTTTTTCTTACAATCCAAGATATCCCGTTTATAAAGAAAACTTCAATCTCACCGCTCAGAAAAACGATGCAGATTGTTGGTTAGAAATTTCGGAAGGCATTTACCAAATTGGGTTTGAGGGTGAAGGTTTTCATTTCGACAATGAGAAAGGACGACACAAAGTTTTTTTACATGATTTTGAAATTTCCAAATCCTTAGTTACCAATGCAGAATTCCTAGAATTTATGGAAGCTGGCGGATATGAAAATTTTAAATACTGGTTAGATGAAGGCTGGAATTGGGTGAATGAAAACCAAATTAAGTCACCCCTTTATTGGACAAAAATTGAAGACACTTGGAATTCCTTTACGTTAGAAGGTTTGAAGCCTGTTGAGCCAGATCATATTCTAACCCACATTTCTTTCTACGAAGCTCAAGCATTCGCAACCTGGAAAGGTTTAAGATTACCCACAGAGTTTGAGTGGGAAGCCGCCGCAGATCAATTGAACTGGGGAAAAAGATGGGAGTGGACTTATTCTGCCTATCTTCCTTATCCACAATTTCAGATTGCTGAAGGAGCAGTCGGCGAATATAATGGGAAGTTCATGGTGAGCCAAATGGTTTTGCGTGGTGCTTCTACGGCAACTCCAAAAGGTCATCAGAGAAAAACCTATAGAAACTTTTTCCATCCAAAACACAGATGGCAAATAACCGGCATAAGATTAGCAAAATGA
- the egtD gene encoding L-histidine N(alpha)-methyltransferase: protein MTKNDAFLKDVNDGLSQNPKYISSHYFYDKAGDELFQKIMEMPEYYLTNSELEIFKEQSMEIIESFNIDKNQKFELIELGSGDGKKTQHLLRALLSQNYQFKYIPVDISTNSLEVITKNLENHFPTINIEPQQGDYFQVLDRLFTSNHPKIILFIGSNLGNMEDEVAKRFLSKISQNLKTNEKLLLGLDLIKSKEVVLPAYNDPAGITSSFNLNLLKRINTELGADFDLENFEHAPEYTEEEGIAKSFLKSRKRQSVYIKDLDQSFEFRENERIHTEVSRKYDDEVLKKLLLKSDLEISEKFLDSKNYFADYILTKR, encoded by the coding sequence ATGACGAAAAACGATGCTTTTTTAAAGGATGTAAATGATGGTTTGAGTCAAAATCCCAAATATATCTCTTCTCATTATTTTTACGACAAAGCAGGTGACGAGCTTTTTCAAAAAATTATGGAAATGCCAGAATACTATCTCACTAATTCTGAATTGGAGATTTTTAAGGAGCAAAGTATGGAAATTATTGAGTCTTTTAACATTGATAAAAACCAAAAGTTCGAGCTGATTGAATTAGGTTCTGGGGATGGAAAAAAGACGCAACATTTGTTACGTGCACTACTTTCTCAAAACTATCAATTCAAATATATACCAGTGGATATTTCGACGAATAGTCTGGAAGTTATCACTAAAAACCTAGAAAATCATTTTCCAACTATAAATATAGAGCCACAACAAGGCGACTATTTTCAAGTTTTAGACCGACTTTTTACGTCTAATCATCCAAAGATCATTCTTTTTATAGGCTCAAATCTCGGCAACATGGAAGATGAAGTTGCAAAAAGATTCTTGAGTAAAATTTCCCAAAATTTAAAAACCAATGAGAAGCTTCTTCTTGGTTTAGACTTAATAAAATCAAAGGAAGTCGTTCTCCCAGCATATAACGATCCGGCTGGCATTACGAGTAGCTTTAATTTGAACTTATTAAAAAGAATTAACACCGAGCTCGGTGCAGACTTTGATTTAGAAAATTTTGAACATGCTCCAGAATATACAGAGGAAGAAGGAATTGCAAAAAGCTTTTTAAAAAGTAGGAAAAGACAGAGTGTTTATATCAAAGATCTTGATCAGTCTTTTGAATTTAGAGAAAACGAACGTATTCATACAGAAGTCTCACGAAAGTACGATGATGAAGTTTTAAAGAAACTACTTCTTAAATCCGACTTGGAGATATCGGAGAAATTTTTAGATTCTAAAAATTATTTTGCAGATTATATTTTAACCAAAAGATGA
- a CDS encoding aspartate/glutamate racemase family protein, producing MMNQIISRGILGLGQQSNAYYLDQIQKRYEERNEMFATCPLLMYQIDFQEINLFLPNQFSILIPRIKHYLDQVSKLGITKLLVPNITLHETLDQITFELEICHPVLLTIQYLKENNIKKVFLFGTNYTMNSDYIKQRFSEKEILVESPTEADQEWIDRFRKSVYAREVTLIQVYFYQEMLKKYGGTLPVVIACTELSIYALKNVSFCIDMADLQIEKFLK from the coding sequence ATGATGAATCAAATCATTTCCAGAGGAATTTTAGGTTTGGGGCAGCAGTCAAACGCGTACTATCTAGACCAGATTCAAAAGCGATATGAAGAGCGGAACGAAATGTTTGCTACCTGTCCGCTGTTGATGTATCAAATTGATTTTCAAGAAATAAACTTGTTTCTTCCCAATCAATTTTCAATTTTAATTCCTAGAATAAAACATTACTTAGATCAAGTTTCAAAATTAGGGATTACCAAGCTTTTAGTTCCAAATATTACATTGCATGAAACATTAGATCAAATTACTTTTGAACTTGAAATTTGTCATCCGGTACTTTTAACTATACAATATTTAAAGGAAAATAATATTAAGAAGGTATTCCTTTTTGGAACAAACTATACCATGAATTCTGATTATATCAAACAACGATTTTCAGAAAAAGAGATTCTCGTTGAGTCGCCAACAGAAGCCGATCAAGAATGGATTGATCGTTTCAGAAAATCAGTTTACGCTAGAGAGGTGACGCTAATTCAAGTATACTTTTACCAGGAAATGTTAAAAAAGTATGGCGGTACACTGCCGGTCGTTATAGCCTGTACTGAGCTCTCTATCTACGCATTGAAAAATGTTTCTTTCTGTATCGACATGGCAGACTTACAAATCGAGAAATTTCTCAAATAA
- the surE gene encoding 5'/3'-nucleotidase SurE has product MQRPLILVTNDDGITAPGIRHLVEFMNEIGEVVVVAPNSPQSGKGHAITIDSTLTFEEISLEGPQKDFSLSGTPVDCVKFALNKILTRKPDLVVSGINHGANSSINVIYSGTMSAAVEAGVEGLQSIGFSLLDFSWDADFTQAKEHIQNIVHKVLENPLPKGIVLNVNIPKLLKEEIKGIKVCRQANAKWEENFDERINPHGKKYYWLTGYFNNMDTSPDADETALSEGFVSIVPVKFDLTAHEHLQKLREILE; this is encoded by the coding sequence ATGCAAAGGCCACTGATATTAGTAACCAATGACGATGGGATAACTGCACCAGGGATTCGTCATCTTGTAGAATTTATGAATGAAATAGGCGAGGTTGTCGTAGTTGCTCCCAATTCACCACAGTCCGGAAAAGGGCACGCAATCACTATTGACTCTACCCTTACATTCGAAGAAATAAGTTTAGAGGGGCCACAAAAAGATTTCTCTCTGAGTGGAACTCCTGTAGACTGTGTAAAATTTGCATTAAATAAAATTTTAACCAGGAAACCAGACCTGGTTGTATCAGGAATTAATCATGGTGCAAATTCTTCCATCAATGTAATTTATTCAGGGACAATGAGCGCTGCCGTAGAAGCAGGAGTTGAAGGATTACAGTCAATTGGATTTTCATTGCTCGATTTTTCGTGGGATGCCGACTTTACCCAAGCGAAGGAGCATATTCAAAATATCGTTCATAAAGTGTTAGAGAACCCTTTACCAAAAGGCATTGTTCTGAATGTCAATATTCCGAAACTTTTAAAAGAAGAAATAAAAGGGATAAAAGTGTGCCGACAGGCCAATGCTAAATGGGAAGAAAATTTTGACGAAAGAATTAATCCACACGGCAAAAAATATTATTGGCTAACAGGCTATTTCAATAATATGGATACTAGCCCTGATGCAGATGAAACAGCACTCTCAGAAGGGTTTGTCTCTATTGTGCCTGTTAAATTCGACTTAACTGCGCACGAACATCTACAGAAGTTACGTGAAATCTTAGAATAA